AGTTTGCCTCCAGCCCAGCAAAAATACCCTTTAGTTGTTCTTTTAATGCAGATTCTAACATACCTTTTTTCCTTTCATTTTTTTAAAAGAAAGGCCGGCAGCGTCTCCCGTTACCGACCTCCCATAATCACCATTATCAAGATCTATCAAATCTTACCTACCAGATCGATGCTTGGTTTCAGGGTAGACTCACCCTTCTTCCATTTAGCCGGGCAAACTTCTCCGACGTGGCTGGCTACAAACTGTGCAGCTTCCACCTTACGAAGCAATTCACTTGCATCACGGCCAATATTGTTATCATTCAGTTCTACCACTTTAATCTTTCCTTCCGGATTGACAACGAATGTACCACGATAAGCCATACCCTCTTCTTCGATATATACACCCAGTGCACGGCTCAAAGCGCCAGTCGGGTCTGCCAACATCGGATATTGAATCTTGCGAATACTTTCAGAAGCATCATGCCAAGCTTTGTGCACGAAATGAGAGTCAGTACTTACCGAATAGATTTCTACACCCATCGCTTTGAATTGGTCGTACTTTTCAGCCATATCCACCAATTCAGTAGGACATACGAAAGTAAAGTCGGCAGGATAGAAGAAAAGAATCGCCCATTTACCTTTCAGGTCATTGTTGGTTACAGTCTTGAAAGCTCCGTTGTGAAAAGCCTGAACGCTGAATTCAGGAAGTTGAGAATTTAAAATTGGTTCCATAATCTTTATTGCTTTTATTGTTATTAATTGATTTGACTTATAACATCAGAAACAACGTTTTGTTTTTTGTTTCTGGTGCAAAGATAAAGGCAGCTCCCCCGCCTTTGCAAAAAAAGTCCAATCGAATATTTCTATGCTATGATAGATGAAATTAATAAAAGCATTTTATAACTTTGCATGCATAAACAAAAAAACTGGAAGTATATACGATTATGAAACATCCTCTAGCTCAATTCCTATATTGTCCCAAATGTGGTTCTCCGCATTTCGAGGTAAATAACGAAAAGTCCAAAAAATGTACAGATTGCGGCTTTGTCTATTACTTTAACCCTTCCGCAGCTACTGTGGCGTTCATCTTGAACGAAAGAAAAGAACTGCTTGTTTGCCGACGTGCTAAAGCCCCGGCTAAAGGGACTCTTGACCTTCCCGGTGGATTTATAGATATGAACGAGACAGGTGAAGAAGGTGTAGCCCGTGAAGTGCTGGAAGAAACAGGATTGAAGGTAAAAAAAACTATTTACCAGTTTACACTTCCCAATATTTATGTCTACTCGGGTTTTCCTGTGCATACACTCGACATGTTTTTCCTGTGCATCGTAGAAGACATGAGCCATTTTTCGGCA
The Bacteroides luhongzhouii DNA segment above includes these coding regions:
- a CDS encoding NUDIX hydrolase, whose translation is MKHPLAQFLYCPKCGSPHFEVNNEKSKKCTDCGFVYYFNPSAATVAFILNERKELLVCRRAKAPAKGTLDLPGGFIDMNETGEEGVAREVLEETGLKVKKTIYQFTLPNIYVYSGFPVHTLDMFFLCIVEDMSHFSAMDDVADSFFLPLSEINPEDFGLDSVRRGLKKFLSER
- the ahpC gene encoding alkyl hydroperoxide reductase subunit C, whose product is MEPILNSQLPEFSVQAFHNGAFKTVTNNDLKGKWAILFFYPADFTFVCPTELVDMAEKYDQFKAMGVEIYSVSTDSHFVHKAWHDASESIRKIQYPMLADPTGALSRALGVYIEEEGMAYRGTFVVNPEGKIKVVELNDNNIGRDASELLRKVEAAQFVASHVGEVCPAKWKKGESTLKPSIDLVGKI